From the Primulina tabacum isolate GXHZ01 chromosome 3, ASM2559414v2, whole genome shotgun sequence genome, one window contains:
- the LOC142538394 gene encoding uncharacterized protein LOC142538394, translating into MLNRPILSGRIGKWSLTLTEFTLTYYPQKSIKGQAIADFLVDHPSLDEFIGEQVGFPVCGVGVQPWELKFDGSSTETAAGAGIVITSPRGVKTALSFNLDFPCTNNQAEYEALVIGSKILKDLRARELLISEDSQLVLKQLSGEFKCTSLSLAPYYTTASQLLDDFEEVSLAHVPRQENWEADELAQVASGLKMSPELTHRLVLIQKRNHPSIQQRGIQVDTLNLDINLAGDWRDDMKMVLESTGRDIPLGLKMRALNYVLVEGDLYRKGLDGLFLRCIGFPDALEIMKQVHEGVCGAHQSGIKIRWLIRRYGYYWPSILKDCIKYAKGCQPCQKHGNIQKIPADELHSVVKPWPFKGWAMDLIGKIYPSSSKGHSFILVATDFFTKWVEAVPLKKAEQGDVINFVKENIIHRFGIPESLTTDQGTMFTGSDMREFAEDYGIKLINSSPHYPQSNGTSKRTATGVSSFSLTFGHDAVLPLEIMVPSMRVAKQNELSLEHYNEAMIMELEELDELRIQAYNALQLQKQKVARIYNKRVKKKSFHEGEIVWKTVLPLGTKDRELGKWSPNWE; encoded by the exons AACAGGTTGGATTTCCAGTTTGTGGAGTGGGAGTTCAACCCTGGGAGTTGAAGTTCGATGGATCAAGTACAGAAACAGCAGCTGGAGCTGGTATTGTGATCACCTCCCCAAGAGGTGTGAAAACCGCTCTATCCTTTAATTTGGATTTCCCATGCACCAACAATCAAGCGGAATACGAAGCACTGGTAATTGGATCGAAAATTCTGAAAGATTTAAGGGCAAGAGAATTGTTAATATCAGAGGATTCTCAGCTGGTACTCAAACAGCTGTCAGGGGAGTTCAAATGCACAAGTTTGTCCTTGGCTCCTTACTATACCACGGCATCCCAACTTCTAGATGATTTCGAGGAAGTGTCATTAGCCCACGTCCCAAGACAAGAAAATTGGGAGGCAGACGAGTTGGCACAGGTTGCTTCGGGATTGAAGATGTCTCCCGAACTTACACACAGACTAGtgttgattcagaagagaaaCCACCCTTCAATTCAGCAAAGAGGGATTCAGGTAGACACGCTCAACTTGGATATAAACTTAGCTGGTGACTGGAGGGATGACATGAAAATGGTGCTAGAATCAACCGGGAGAGATATTCCACTTGGTTTAAAAATGAGAGCTCTTAATTACGTTTTAGTGGAGGGAGATTTGTACAGGAAAGGGTTAGATGGTTTGTTCCTCAGATGCATAGGCTTCCCAGATGCTTTGGAGATCATGAAGCAAGTTCATGAGGGAGTGTGTGGAGCGCATCAATCTGGAATAAAGATTAGATGGTTGATAAGGAGGTATGGCTACTATTGGCCATCCATCCTGAAAGATTGCATCAAATATGCTAAGGGATGCCAGCCGTGTCAGAAACATGGGAACATCCAAAAAATCCCGGCTGACGAGCTTCACAGCGTCGTCAAACCATGGCCGTTCAAGGGCTGGGCCATGGACTTAATAGGGAAAATCTACCCCTCATCATCTAAAGGCCACTCATTCATCCTTGTGGCCACAGATTTTTTCACCAAATGGGTAGAAGCAGTTCCTTTGAAGAAAGCGGAGCAAGGTGATGTCATTAACTTTGTGAaagaaaatatcattcatagatttggaattccagAGTCATTGACCACGGATCAGGGAACTATGTTCACAGGCTCAGATATGAGGGAGTTTGCAGAAGACTATGGAATTAAATTGATAAACTCATCCCCTCATTACCCACAGTCCAACGG AACATCCAAGAGGACTGCCACTGGAGTGAgctctttttcccttaccttTGGCCATGATGCAGTGCTCCCATTGGAGATTATGGTGCCATCAATGCGAGTGGCAAAGCAAAATGAACTTTCCCTTGAGCATTATAATGAAGCAATGATCATGGAGTTGGAAGAACTAGATGAGCTGAGAATCCAAGCGTACAATGCTTTGCAGTTACAGAAACAGAAAGTGGCGAGAATCTACAACAAAAGAGTTAAAAAGAAAAGTTTTCATGAAGGAGAAATAGTGTGGAAGACCGTACTACCACTAGGAACAAAGGATAGGGAGCTGGGCAAATGGTCTCCCAACTGGGAGTGA
- the LOC142540168 gene encoding uncharacterized protein LOC142540168 isoform X2, with the protein MDRRYGTGIRPSEANGYAVYSRSGRLKSGNGNSIRYFDDVLECSGISSKAAEVVSSDRDTVARCGDFVNVGGVVDKFGDISGTVTVVMRDGHRRFTRSVLNSKIEDSKMEIGVDFEVDGSEGATVAAPGSQTKKMEMPKNIQIKGRPTTVRELLGTGLLEGYPVFYNGGKKGFPLRGTIKDGGIICSCSLCKGIMVVPPCKFEIHACKSYRRASQYVCLENCKSLLDIVKECRKASVKALEETVQNFIGPMPVKESFICHSCKETFLATSPANVEQLCDSCMIIVNSDAVAKCVTLGPSEPVLCSTISENTEDLDPPQNESRQGRKKRKHLELASDSKYSRRSSPPMSTTKGKWEITNVRSRSSSASKCRVSASVRYTRSVSYVNTDDRASSHGLLKNKTGGRLLKKLSNTKSLSKSSETGSPSSSVQSKSSWKITKKDQRMHRLVFEDGGLPDGTEVAYYSHGKKLREGYKMGSGIVCRCCNTQVSPSQFEAHAGWEARRKPYMYIYTSNGVSLHEFAVSLLKGRNGSAKNNDDLCIICADGGKLVLCDGCPRAFHKECASLSCIPRGKWYCTYCQNMFQRERFVESNANAVAAGRVLGIDAIEQIKSRCIRIVRSPEEAELIACVICRGYDFSKSGFGPRTVILCDQCEKEYHVGCLKKCKMSDLKELPKGKWFCSVNCKRIYSALQNLLNNGAEKLPDATLDVIMKKWEGKNLVADTDLDVRWRLLNGKNTSRENRVLLSQAVAIFHECFDPIVDSETGRDFIPSMVYGRNIRGQDFSGMHCAILTFNSCISRDPADFWAGDG; encoded by the exons ATGGATCGCCGCTATGGAACAGGGATTAGGCCGAGTGAGGCGAATGGTTACGCCGTTTATTCGAGGAGTGGGCGGTTGAAGAGTGGAAACGGGAACAGCATTAGATATTTTGATGATGTCCTAGAATGTTCTGGAATCTCCAGTAAGGCCGCGGAGGTAGTAAGTTCGGACCGTGATACTGTAGCCCGTTGTGGTGACTTTGTAAATGTTGGTGGAGTTGTGGATAAATTTGGCGACATTAGTGGTACTGTGACGGTGGTGATGAGAGATGGTCACCGGAGATTTACGCGATCGGTACTCAACTCAAAGATCGAGGATTCTAAAATGGAAATCGGGGTGGATTTTGAGGTAGACGGATCGGAGGGTGCGACAGTGGCTGCACCGGGTAGTCAGACGAAGAAGATGGAGATGCCCAAAAATATCCAGATAAAAGGACGCCCCACAACAGTTCGGGAGCTCTTAGGGACTGGGTTGTTGGAAGGGTATCCAGTTTTCTACAATGGTGGCAAGAAG GGGTTTCCTCTGCGGGGAACCATAAAAGATGGCGGTATCATTTGTTCTTGCAGTTTGTGCAAAGGAATTATG GTAGTGCCTCCTTGCAAATTTGAAATCCATGCCTGTAAATCATATAGACGTGCATCTCAGTATGTATGCTTAGAGAACTGTAAAAGCCTCCTGGACATTGTCAAAGAATGCCGCAAAGCTTCTGTGAAAGCGTTAGAAGAAACCGTACAAAATTTCATAGGTCCCATGCCTGTGAAGGAATCTTTTATCTGTCACAGTTGCAAGG AGACGTTTCTTGCGACATCACCTGCAAATGTGGAACAACTTTGTGATTCTTGCATGATTATTGTGAATTCAGACGCTGTTGCGAAATGCGTGACATTGGG CCCTTCGGAGCCAGTTCTTTGTTCTACAATTTCTGAAAATACTGAAGATCTTGACCCTCCACAAAACGAAAGTCGTCAAGGAAGGAAGAAAAGAAA GCATTTGGAGTTGGCTTCTGATTCAAAATATTCCAGAAGATCGTCACCCCCAATGTCAACAACAAAAGGAAAATGGGAGATAACAAATGT GCGGTCACGATCATCTTCTGCATCTAAATGCCGTGTAAGCGCTTCAGTAAGGTATACAAGGTCCGTGTCATATGTAAATACAGATGATCGTGCTTCCTCGCATGGTTTACTGAAGAACAAGACTGGTGGAAGGCTCTTAAAAAA GTTATCAAATACTAAATCACTTTCCAAATCCTCGGAAACTGGATCTCCATCTAGCTCAGTGCAATCAAAGAGTTCATggaaaataactaaaaa GGATCAGAGGATGCACAGGCTGGTTTTTGAGGATGGTGGATTACCAGATGGAACTGAAGTCGCATATTATTCCCATGGCAAG AAATTGCGTGAAGGATATAAAATGGGATCAGGAATAGTTTGCCGTTGTTGCAACACTCAG GTCAGTCCATCTCAGTTTGAAGCTCATGCTGGTTGGGAAGCCCGCAGAAAACC CTATATGTATATCTACACGTCTAATGGGGTGTCCCTCCATGAATTCGCTGTATCTCTGCTGAAAGGTCGTAATGGTTCTGCCAAGAATAATGATGACTTGTGCATCATTTGTGCGGATGGTGGGAAACTTGTGCTTTGTGATGGATGTCCTAGGGCATTTCACAAAG AATGTGCATCATTGTCATGTATCCCTCGTGGTAAATGGTATTGCACATACTGCCAAAACATGTTTCAGAGAGAGAGATTTGTTGAATCCAATGCCAATGCTGTTGCTGCTGGAAGAGTTTTAGGTATTGATGCAATAGAGCAGATAAAAAGCCGTTGCATTCGCATTGTCAGGAGCCCTGAAGAAGCTGAGTTAATAGCATGTGTGATCTGCAG AGGCTATGATTTTAGCAAATCTGGTTTTGGTCCACGCACTGTCATACTGTGTGATCAG TGCGAAAAGGAGTATCATGTTGGCTGTTTGAAAAAATGCAAGATGTCTGATCTAAAG GAACTTCCCAAAGGAAAATGGTTCTGTTCTGTGAATTGCAAGAGGATATACTCTGCACTGCAAAATTTGCTAAATAATGGGGCGGAAAAGCTTCCAGACGCTACTTTAGATGTCATAATGAAGAAGTGGGAGGGAAAGAATTTAGTTGCTGATACCGATCTCGATGTAAGATGGAGGCTTTTAAATGGGAAAAATACTTCTCGTGAAAACCGTGTGTTGCTATCACAGGCTGTGGCGATATTTCAT GAATGTTTCGACCCAATTGTGGATTCAGAGACTGGAAGGGACTTCATTCCATCTATGGTTTATGG GAGGAATATAAGGGGCCAAGACTTCAGCGGAATGCATTGTGCTATATTAACA TTCAACAGTTGTATCAGTAGGGATCCTGCGGATTTTTGGGCAGGAGATGGCTGA
- the LOC142540168 gene encoding uncharacterized protein LOC142540168 isoform X1 — protein sequence MDRRYGTGIRPSEANGYAVYSRSGRLKSGNGNSIRYFDDVLECSGISSKAAEVVSSDRDTVARCGDFVNVGGVVDKFGDISGTVTVVMRDGHRRFTRSVLNSKIEDSKMEIGVDFEVDGSEGATVAAPGSQTKKMEMPKNIQIKGRPTTVRELLGTGLLEGYPVFYNGGKKGFPLRGTIKDGGIICSCSLCKGIMVVPPCKFEIHACKSYRRASQYVCLENCKSLLDIVKECRKASVKALEETVQNFIGPMPVKESFICHSCKETFLATSPANVEQLCDSCMIIVNSDAVAKCVTLGPSEPVLCSTISENTEDLDPPQNESRQGRKKRKHLELASDSKYSRRSSPPMSTTKGKWEITNVRSRSSSASKCRVSASVRYTRSVSYVNTDDRASSHGLLKNKTGGRLLKKLSNTKSLSKSSETGSPSSSVQSKSSWKITKKDQRMHRLVFEDGGLPDGTEVAYYSHGKKLREGYKMGSGIVCRCCNTQVSPSQFEAHAGWEARRKPYMYIYTSNGVSLHEFAVSLLKGRNGSAKNNDDLCIICADGGKLVLCDGCPRAFHKECASLSCIPRGKWYCTYCQNMFQRERFVESNANAVAAGRVLGIDAIEQIKSRCIRIVRSPEEAELIACVICRGYDFSKSGFGPRTVILCDQCEKEYHVGCLKKCKMSDLKELPKGKWFCSVNCKRIYSALQNLLNNGAEKLPDATLDVIMKKWEGKNLVADTDLDVRWRLLNGKNTSRENRVLLSQAVAIFHECFDPIVDSETGRDFIPSMVYGRNIRGQDFSGMHCAILTVNSTVVSVGILRIFGQEMAELPLAATRVGNQDRGYFQILYTCIEKLLAFLSVKLFVLPAAEEAKSIWTKKFGFTTITEEQLSNYKKICWQMITFKGTSMLEKQVPKCRIINQDKSDSLPPGSD from the exons ATGGATCGCCGCTATGGAACAGGGATTAGGCCGAGTGAGGCGAATGGTTACGCCGTTTATTCGAGGAGTGGGCGGTTGAAGAGTGGAAACGGGAACAGCATTAGATATTTTGATGATGTCCTAGAATGTTCTGGAATCTCCAGTAAGGCCGCGGAGGTAGTAAGTTCGGACCGTGATACTGTAGCCCGTTGTGGTGACTTTGTAAATGTTGGTGGAGTTGTGGATAAATTTGGCGACATTAGTGGTACTGTGACGGTGGTGATGAGAGATGGTCACCGGAGATTTACGCGATCGGTACTCAACTCAAAGATCGAGGATTCTAAAATGGAAATCGGGGTGGATTTTGAGGTAGACGGATCGGAGGGTGCGACAGTGGCTGCACCGGGTAGTCAGACGAAGAAGATGGAGATGCCCAAAAATATCCAGATAAAAGGACGCCCCACAACAGTTCGGGAGCTCTTAGGGACTGGGTTGTTGGAAGGGTATCCAGTTTTCTACAATGGTGGCAAGAAG GGGTTTCCTCTGCGGGGAACCATAAAAGATGGCGGTATCATTTGTTCTTGCAGTTTGTGCAAAGGAATTATG GTAGTGCCTCCTTGCAAATTTGAAATCCATGCCTGTAAATCATATAGACGTGCATCTCAGTATGTATGCTTAGAGAACTGTAAAAGCCTCCTGGACATTGTCAAAGAATGCCGCAAAGCTTCTGTGAAAGCGTTAGAAGAAACCGTACAAAATTTCATAGGTCCCATGCCTGTGAAGGAATCTTTTATCTGTCACAGTTGCAAGG AGACGTTTCTTGCGACATCACCTGCAAATGTGGAACAACTTTGTGATTCTTGCATGATTATTGTGAATTCAGACGCTGTTGCGAAATGCGTGACATTGGG CCCTTCGGAGCCAGTTCTTTGTTCTACAATTTCTGAAAATACTGAAGATCTTGACCCTCCACAAAACGAAAGTCGTCAAGGAAGGAAGAAAAGAAA GCATTTGGAGTTGGCTTCTGATTCAAAATATTCCAGAAGATCGTCACCCCCAATGTCAACAACAAAAGGAAAATGGGAGATAACAAATGT GCGGTCACGATCATCTTCTGCATCTAAATGCCGTGTAAGCGCTTCAGTAAGGTATACAAGGTCCGTGTCATATGTAAATACAGATGATCGTGCTTCCTCGCATGGTTTACTGAAGAACAAGACTGGTGGAAGGCTCTTAAAAAA GTTATCAAATACTAAATCACTTTCCAAATCCTCGGAAACTGGATCTCCATCTAGCTCAGTGCAATCAAAGAGTTCATggaaaataactaaaaa GGATCAGAGGATGCACAGGCTGGTTTTTGAGGATGGTGGATTACCAGATGGAACTGAAGTCGCATATTATTCCCATGGCAAG AAATTGCGTGAAGGATATAAAATGGGATCAGGAATAGTTTGCCGTTGTTGCAACACTCAG GTCAGTCCATCTCAGTTTGAAGCTCATGCTGGTTGGGAAGCCCGCAGAAAACC CTATATGTATATCTACACGTCTAATGGGGTGTCCCTCCATGAATTCGCTGTATCTCTGCTGAAAGGTCGTAATGGTTCTGCCAAGAATAATGATGACTTGTGCATCATTTGTGCGGATGGTGGGAAACTTGTGCTTTGTGATGGATGTCCTAGGGCATTTCACAAAG AATGTGCATCATTGTCATGTATCCCTCGTGGTAAATGGTATTGCACATACTGCCAAAACATGTTTCAGAGAGAGAGATTTGTTGAATCCAATGCCAATGCTGTTGCTGCTGGAAGAGTTTTAGGTATTGATGCAATAGAGCAGATAAAAAGCCGTTGCATTCGCATTGTCAGGAGCCCTGAAGAAGCTGAGTTAATAGCATGTGTGATCTGCAG AGGCTATGATTTTAGCAAATCTGGTTTTGGTCCACGCACTGTCATACTGTGTGATCAG TGCGAAAAGGAGTATCATGTTGGCTGTTTGAAAAAATGCAAGATGTCTGATCTAAAG GAACTTCCCAAAGGAAAATGGTTCTGTTCTGTGAATTGCAAGAGGATATACTCTGCACTGCAAAATTTGCTAAATAATGGGGCGGAAAAGCTTCCAGACGCTACTTTAGATGTCATAATGAAGAAGTGGGAGGGAAAGAATTTAGTTGCTGATACCGATCTCGATGTAAGATGGAGGCTTTTAAATGGGAAAAATACTTCTCGTGAAAACCGTGTGTTGCTATCACAGGCTGTGGCGATATTTCAT GAATGTTTCGACCCAATTGTGGATTCAGAGACTGGAAGGGACTTCATTCCATCTATGGTTTATGG GAGGAATATAAGGGGCCAAGACTTCAGCGGAATGCATTGTGCTATATTAACAGTAAA TTCAACAGTTGTATCAGTAGGGATCCTGCGGATTTTTGGGCAGGAGATGGCTGAACTTCCATTGGCTGCAACACGTGTCGGTAATCAAGATAGG GGATACTTCCAAATTCTGTACACATGCATCGAAAAATTGCTCGCTTTCTTGAGCGTGAAACTCTTTGTTCTCCCAGCAGCTGAGGAGGCAAAATCAATATGGACAAAAAAGTTTGGATTCACAACGATTACTGAAGAGCAG CTCTCGAAttacaaaaaaatttgttggcaaATGATAACTTTCAAGGGGACGTCCATGTTAGAGAAACAAGTTCCGAAGTGTCGTATTATTAACCAAGATAAATCAGATTCCCTGCCCCCCGGCAGTGACTAA
- the LOC142540172 gene encoding small ribosomal subunit protein bS16m/bS16c-like, giving the protein MVVRLRLSRLGCRNKPFYRVMAADSRSPRDGKHLEVLGYYNPLPGQDGGKRMGLNFDRVKYWLSVGAQPSEPVQHLLFRSGLLPPPPMLAMGRKGGPRDTRPVDPMTGRIITPEITEGAETDLVPEDNEVDQEEITSSS; this is encoded by the exons ATGGTGGTGCGTTTGCGGCTTTCTCGGCTGGGATGCCGTAACAAGCCATTTTACAGAGTAATGGCCGCTGATAGCCGATCCCCTAGAGATGGAAAGCATTTGGAAGTCTTGGGCTACTACAATCCTCTTCCTG GTCAGGATGGCGGTAAAAGAATGGGTCTTAATTTTGATAGAGTTAA GTACTGGCTTTCTGTTGGCGCACAACCCTCGGAACCTGTTCAACACCTCCTCTTTCGATCTGGCTTGTTACCCCCACCTCCAATGCTTGCAATGGGACGAAAAGGTGGCCCACGAGATACTCGCCCTGTTGATCCAATGACAGGGCGCATTATAACACCTGAAATAACAGAAGGTGCTGAAACCGACCTGGTCCCTGAAGATAATGAAGTTGACCAGGAAGAAATTACCAGTTCTTCATGA
- the LOC142540171 gene encoding serine/threonine protein phosphatase 2A 57 kDa regulatory subunit B' beta isoform-like, whose amino-acid sequence MFNKIMKRGHRKVAKSDADYGYMPPNRSSGSVSTSDVVINHASRSGGAVSNSHLPQHVASAAVVPPPLPYTGTIENLPMFKDVMVAERQNLFLRKLQICCFCFDFSETLKMLREKEIKRQTLAELVDFIQSGSGKITECNQEEMVKMISVNIFRCLPPASHENTGSETTDPEEEPYLEPCWPHLQLVYELLLRYVVSLDTDTKVAKRYIDHFFVLKLLELFDSEDPREREYLKTILHRIYGKFMVHRPFIRKAINNIFYRFIYETERHNGVAELLEILGSIVNGFALPMKEEHKLFLVRALIPLHKPKPVAMYHQQLSYCITQFVEKDYKLADTVIRGLLKYWPVTNCQKEVLFLGELEEVLEATQAAEFQRCMVPLFRQIARCLNSSHFQVSERALFLWNNEHIVGLIAQNRSIILPIIFAALEKNIQSHWNPAVHGLTVNIRKMLVEMDAELFEECQRQYAERESKTRELEEQRELMWQRLAAAAAQGG is encoded by the exons ATGTTTAATAAGATAATGAAGAGGGGACACCGAAAGGTGGCCAAATCGGATGCTGATTATGGTTATATGCCACCGAATCGGAGCTCTGGATCCGTTTCTACGTCTGATGTTGTCATCAACCACGCTTCTCGGAGCGGGGGGGCAGTTTCGAATTCACATCTGCCTCAGCATGTAGCTTCTGCTGCAGTTGTGCCTCCTCCTCTTCCTTACACGGGTACCATTGAGAATCTACCTATGTTTAAAGATGTTATGGTTGCCGAGCGTCAGAATTTGTTTCTGCGGAAACTGCAAATCTGCTGCTTCTGTTTTGATTTCTCAGAAACCTTAAAGATGCTGAGGGAAAAGGAGATTAAAAGGCAGACTCTTGCAGAGCTCGTGGATTTTATTCAATCTGGATCAGGTAAAATTACTGAATGTAATCAAGAGGAGATGGTTAAAATGATATCTGTGAATATATTCCGTTGCTTGCCCCCGGCCTCCCATGAAAATACGGGATCTGAGACTACAGACCCAGAGGAGGAGCCGTATCTTGAGCCTTGTTGGCCGCATTTACAACTAGTTTATGAGCTTCTCCTGCGCTATGTGGTTTCTTTGGATACAGATACAAAAGTTGCCAAGCGTTACATTGATcatttctttgttttgaagtTGCTCGAGTTATTTGATTCTGAAGACCCAAGGGAGAGGGAGTATTTGAAAACGATTCTGCATAGAATATACGGGAAATTCATGGTACACAGGCCCTTTATTAGGAAGGCGATAAACAATATCTTTTATAGGTTTATATATGAGACAGAGAGGCACAATGGGGTTGCCGAACTCTTGGAGATACTTGGGAGTATAGTTAATGGGTTTGCCTTGCCAATGAAGGAGGAGCACAAGCTGTTTTTAGTCCGGGCTTTGATACCACTCCACAAGCCTAAGCCGGTAGCAATGTATCATCAGCAGTTGTCTTATTGCATCACGCAGTTTGTGGAAAAGGACTATAAGTTGGCAGATACCGTGATAAGGGGCTTACTGAAATACTGGCCAGTCACCAACTGCCAAAAGGAGGTTCTCTTTCTAGGGGAACTCGAGGAAGTGCTGGAGGCAACACAGGCTGCAGAATTTCAGCGCTGCATGGTCCCTCTTTTCAGACAGATTGCTCGTTGCCTCAACAGCTCCCATTTTCAG GTTTCAGAACGAGCTCTCTTTCTATGGAATAACGAACATATCGTGGGATTGATTGCTCAAAATCGCAGTATTATTTTGCCAATCATCTTTGCGGCATTGGAAAAGAATATCCAGTCCCACTGGAACCCTGCAGTACACGGTCTAACTGTTAACATACGAAAAATGCTTGTGGAGATGGATGCCGAGTTATTTGAAGAGTGCCAGAGGCAGTATGCAGAGAGGGAGTCCAAAACCAGGGAACTGGAAGAACAACGGGAGTTAATGTGGCAACGATTGGCAGCAGCTGCTGCTCAaggaggctga
- the LOC142538962 gene encoding uncharacterized protein LOC142538962, producing the protein MAVVLFAMGGYGTYLGFRIRFSDNVEEKAKAKALHPKLLGGMFFFFALGATGGITSLLTSDKSIFESPHAVTGFIGLTLLTVQTILPVLFEGNQGLRNVHGILGSGIMTLFLVHAALGLQLGLSY; encoded by the exons ATG GCTGTTGTGCTGTTTGCCATGGGAGGATATGGTACATATTTGGGTTTTCGTATTCGTTTCTCAGACAATGTG GAAGAAAAGGCTAAGGCCAAAGCTTTGCATCCTAAGCTTCTTGGAGGAATGTTCTTCTTCTTTGCTCTTGGAGCTACTGGTGGGATCACGTCTCTTCTCACTTCAGATAAATCCATTTTTGAAAG TCCTCATGCTGTGACAGGTTTCATAGGACTCACTCTTTTGACAGTTCAGACAATACTACCAGTATTGTTTGAG GGGAATCAGGGATTGCGAAATGTTCATGGAATATTGGGCAGTGGGATTATGACATTGTTCCTAGTTCATGCCGCGCTTGGGCTTCAACTCGGCCTCAGTTACTAA